A stretch of the Candidatus Limnocylindrales bacterium genome encodes the following:
- a CDS encoding DUF3047 domain-containing protein: MGRMEELRGAAQRWRTVRGRGLAPEPDRAAFRTAFARLLSNDAIARHAVLEIPSQRPPWTDTRIDLAAGQEVTLFGCGRTYLSRALDIWVPPQFQLWARVGENGEIFNGTRASNSFAAAQAGRLYVASYFPGQWGDRYGRVGSDIRAYARVDGGLTVVAIVWKHSAAAGLQALLRDAGDGGAAAAEIAAEAQRLASPPAPPPSWHYLWFLGQSDIYRQQDGCITCTTNGNVGILQTETPVDLTPQTRLSWEWKVDALPSQFAEDAVVSHDYMSIAVEFSDGRDITYYWSNRLPFDMGYWCPLDGWKDREFHIVVRSGPIGLGQWLAESRNVHEDYRRYIGDAPSRIVRVWLIANSLFQRLPGSCTYRSIRLSGVGSDIVVL, encoded by the coding sequence ATGGGGCGAATGGAAGAGCTTCGGGGAGCAGCGCAGCGATGGCGTACCGTTCGCGGCCGCGGCCTTGCGCCCGAGCCGGATCGCGCGGCGTTCCGAACGGCGTTCGCGCGTCTACTGTCGAACGATGCGATCGCGCGGCATGCCGTCCTCGAGATTCCGTCGCAGCGCCCGCCGTGGACGGACACACGGATCGATCTTGCCGCGGGGCAGGAAGTGACGCTTTTCGGGTGCGGCCGAACCTACCTCTCGCGGGCTTTGGACATCTGGGTGCCGCCGCAATTCCAGCTCTGGGCGCGCGTCGGCGAGAACGGCGAGATCTTCAACGGCACGCGAGCCAGCAATTCCTTTGCGGCCGCGCAGGCGGGGCGCCTGTACGTTGCCAGCTATTTCCCGGGTCAGTGGGGCGACCGGTACGGTCGAGTCGGCAGCGACATCCGCGCGTACGCCAGGGTGGACGGCGGCCTGACCGTGGTCGCGATCGTGTGGAAGCACAGCGCCGCTGCGGGGCTGCAGGCGCTGCTGCGCGACGCTGGAGACGGCGGCGCGGCGGCCGCGGAGATCGCCGCCGAGGCGCAGCGCCTGGCCTCGCCTCCTGCGCCGCCGCCGAGCTGGCACTACCTGTGGTTCCTTGGACAGTCGGACATCTATCGGCAACAGGATGGCTGCATCACGTGCACCACCAACGGCAACGTCGGCATCCTGCAGACCGAGACGCCGGTGGACCTGACGCCGCAGACGCGCCTTTCGTGGGAATGGAAGGTCGATGCGCTGCCGTCGCAGTTCGCCGAGGATGCGGTGGTGTCGCACGACTACATGAGCATCGCCGTCGAGTTCAGCGACGGACGCGACATCACCTACTACTGGAGCAACCGACTTCCCTTCGACATGGGCTACTGGTGCCCGCTGGACGGCTGGAAGGATCGCGAGTTCCACATCGTCGTGCGCAGCGGACCCATCGGTCTCGGGCAGTGGCTCGCCGAAAGCCGCAATGTGCACGAGGACTACCGGCGATACATCGGTGATGCGCCTTCGCGCATCGTGCGCGTGTGGCTGATCGCGAACAGCCTGTTCCAGCGCCTGCCCGGCAGCTGCACGTATCGCAGCATCCGTCTGAGCGGCGTCGGGAGCGACATCGTCGTGCTGTAG